A single Bacillus mesophilus DNA region contains:
- a CDS encoding glutathione S-transferase family protein, whose translation MTKNENISCSVGTPKEIKEDGSFNRQTNRFTTPFGEQPGELPVEANRYRLLWSPACPWAHRAVIVRKIVGLEDVISLGTTSPMRPRIPHVDWEFSLDKDSVDPVLGVQYMSEVYLNADPEYSGRPTVPVMVNIQEKKAVNNDYFKLTNYFETVWSPFHKENAPDLYPEALREEIDDLNELIFHEVNNGVYKCGFAQSQEAYEEAYETLFSRLDQLEQHLSQKRFLFGDYITDSDVRLYTTLIRFDAAYFTAFNTNRNLIREFTNLWGYVRDLYQTAGFGETTDFDAIKRHYHLSITISPDKVEPTVLPKGPELSIFHTPHNREKLSGKDEKFLTKK comes from the coding sequence ATGACTAAGAATGAAAATATAAGCTGTTCAGTTGGTACTCCGAAGGAAATTAAGGAAGATGGTTCCTTCAATCGTCAGACAAATCGATTTACTACACCTTTTGGAGAGCAACCTGGGGAACTGCCAGTTGAGGCTAATCGTTATCGGCTTCTATGGTCACCCGCTTGTCCGTGGGCACACCGCGCTGTTATTGTTCGAAAAATCGTTGGCCTTGAAGATGTGATCAGTTTAGGTACAACTAGTCCCATGCGTCCGAGAATTCCTCATGTTGACTGGGAGTTTTCACTCGATAAAGATAGTGTTGACCCAGTCCTTGGCGTTCAGTATATGAGTGAGGTCTATCTTAACGCTGACCCAGAATACTCCGGCCGTCCAACAGTTCCCGTGATGGTTAATATCCAAGAAAAGAAAGCCGTTAACAATGATTATTTTAAGCTAACCAATTACTTTGAAACAGTATGGTCTCCTTTTCATAAAGAGAACGCACCAGACTTGTATCCAGAAGCTTTAAGAGAAGAAATTGATGATCTTAATGAATTGATTTTCCATGAAGTAAATAACGGAGTTTATAAATGTGGCTTTGCTCAATCGCAGGAAGCTTATGAAGAAGCATACGAAACTTTATTTTCGAGACTTGATCAACTAGAGCAGCACTTATCCCAAAAAAGATTCTTGTTTGGGGACTATATTACTGACTCTGATGTTAGACTTTACACAACCTTAATTCGTTTCGATGCTGCTTACTTCACCGCGTTCAATACAAATCGAAATTTAATTAGAGAATTCACAAACTTATGGGGATATGTAAGAGATCTCTACCAAACTGCTGGGTTCGGTGAGACAACAGACTTTGATGCTATTAAGAGGCATTACCATTTATCTATTACCATATCACCTGATAAAGTAGAGCCAACGGTTTTACCTAAAGGACCTGAATTATCTATTTTTCATACTCCTCACAATCGTGAAAAGCTCAGTGGAAAAGATGAAAAGTTTTTAACTAAGAAGTAA
- a CDS encoding GNAT family N-acetyltransferase, which yields MSEVKILDAHEEMLALIREQRVNAYSEYANVLPSEHWKALKRALSSGADSHEGVDIIAAELNGTIVGSVVLFPPKSNAYNGLLEELEYPEIRMLAVDPDARGKGIANALITECIERTKAKGLSKIGLHTGDFMKNAIHVYEKFGFKRLPQYDFEPANDGIIVRAYVLEIH from the coding sequence ATGAGTGAAGTTAAAATTCTTGATGCACATGAAGAGATGCTTGCTCTCATACGAGAACAAAGAGTAAATGCCTACTCAGAATATGCAAATGTCCTTCCTAGTGAACACTGGAAGGCTTTGAAACGTGCCCTTTCAAGTGGTGCGGACTCTCATGAAGGAGTAGATATAATTGCTGCTGAACTTAACGGAACAATAGTGGGTAGTGTAGTCTTATTTCCTCCTAAATCAAATGCATATAATGGTTTGTTAGAGGAATTAGAATATCCTGAAATTAGAATGCTTGCTGTTGATCCAGATGCACGAGGAAAAGGAATTGCCAATGCCTTAATTACCGAATGTATAGAGCGAACGAAAGCAAAAGGATTATCCAAGATTGGCTTACATACTGGAGACTTTATGAAAAACGCCATTCATGTCTATGAGAAATTCGGTTTCAAACGCTTGCCTCAATATGATTTTGAGCCAGCAAATGATGGTATTATTGTTCGAGCGTATGTGTTAGAGATCCATTAG
- a CDS encoding phytoene desaturase family protein — MSKSICIIGAGVGGLTAGAYLAKAGFQVTILELATTVGGSAGAYVRKNRTFPTGATVAFGLEEGGVLRSLLEDLDISVPNELLDHPMDVVLPTGKISIYRDAGLWEQELKRFFPSNPKEVLAFWNELHRISLDVLRIVENRIALPVQLHDLQKLIKIAITSPGSSLRLARYSNWTVEDLMKKYKVDQLEPFRQFLNAQLIDAVQTDVSNAALLPSSLALTIYRNGSFSIDQGLVTLCRALANRITVLGGNVHLSSPVMTVNFNKSLRNWEVNSTKVQDQYDIVINNAGVSFGSGTSFMEEEVFSWGAFRIDAILDGEIAKELNDGKFPFALQIVPTTEQYKLLRNVHGPIYVTFHHSRDRSGNVIEDEVMMTASVHTQPSQWFAFTKEQYKYEKELVRKDIIDIIHQTVPLKDLLRSVEAGTPLTYKKFVGKAEVGGFPLSVKNAIRSPKSVRSGNRQLYIVGEQAFPGPGTLSSALSGYYAAKAIIKGLH; from the coding sequence TTGTCAAAATCAATATGTATTATCGGTGCCGGAGTGGGTGGGTTAACAGCAGGCGCATATTTGGCTAAAGCAGGTTTTCAAGTGACCATATTGGAACTTGCGACTACAGTAGGAGGTTCAGCGGGTGCTTATGTTAGAAAAAACCGTACTTTTCCTACTGGAGCCACAGTAGCGTTTGGTTTAGAAGAGGGTGGAGTGCTAAGAAGTCTTCTTGAAGATCTAGATATTTCCGTTCCTAATGAGTTGTTAGATCATCCAATGGATGTAGTCCTTCCTACTGGGAAAATATCAATTTATAGAGATGCAGGTTTATGGGAGCAAGAATTAAAGAGGTTTTTTCCTTCTAACCCAAAAGAGGTATTAGCTTTTTGGAATGAACTACACCGAATCAGTTTGGATGTGTTAAGGATTGTTGAGAACAGGATAGCATTACCTGTACAACTACATGACTTACAGAAGTTAATTAAAATAGCGATCACTAGCCCTGGTTCATCCTTAAGGCTTGCACGATATTCAAATTGGACAGTCGAGGATTTGATGAAAAAGTATAAAGTGGATCAACTTGAACCTTTTAGGCAATTTTTAAATGCTCAGTTAATTGATGCTGTTCAAACGGATGTGTCAAATGCAGCTTTGCTTCCGTCTAGCCTAGCCCTAACTATCTATCGAAATGGTAGTTTTTCAATAGACCAAGGTTTAGTTACATTATGTAGGGCATTAGCTAATCGAATAACAGTACTTGGTGGAAATGTTCATTTGTCTTCACCTGTAATGACTGTGAACTTCAATAAAAGCTTAAGAAACTGGGAAGTAAACAGCACTAAAGTTCAGGATCAATATGATATCGTCATTAATAATGCAGGAGTTTCCTTTGGATCAGGAACAAGTTTTATGGAAGAAGAAGTCTTCTCGTGGGGAGCTTTTCGAATAGATGCGATTTTAGATGGAGAGATTGCTAAGGAACTTAATGACGGTAAGTTTCCTTTTGCCCTACAAATTGTTCCGACTACTGAGCAGTATAAACTGTTAAGAAATGTTCACGGTCCTATTTATGTTACCTTTCATCATTCGAGGGATCGGAGTGGAAACGTAATAGAGGATGAGGTGATGATGACTGCTTCAGTTCATACGCAACCTTCGCAATGGTTTGCCTTTACAAAGGAACAATATAAATATGAAAAAGAACTAGTAAGGAAAGATATTATAGACATAATCCACCAGACTGTTCCACTCAAGGATCTACTAAGATCAGTAGAGGCTGGAACTCCTCTTACCTACAAGAAGTTTGTAGGGAAAGCAGAGGTTGGAGGATTTCCGTTGAGTGTAAAAAATGCGATTAGAAGTCCCAAAAGTGTTCGTTCTGGAAACAGACAGCTATATATAGTAGGAGAACAAGCCTTTCCAGGGCCGGGTACCTTATCATCAGCACTAAGTGGCTATTATGCAGCCAAAGCCATTATAAAAGGACTACATTAA